The Microbacterium phyllosphaerae region GACCCTGACGTTCGTCGTCGACATCCTCGCGACCACGCCGATCGAGCAGGCCGAGTAAGCACGGCGGGGTGCAGGGGGTGGCCTAGGCTGGCGGCATGCGTCGCATCATCGTCCTCGGCTCCACCGGCTCCATCGGCACTCAGGCGCTCGACGTCATCCGCGCCAATCCGCGGCGATTCGAACTCGTCGGCCTCGCTGCGGGGTCCAACGCCGAGATGCTGGCCGAGCAGGCGCAGCAGTTCCAGGTCGAGAGCACAGCCCTCGGCGCCGCCGAGGCCGAGCAGCTGGTGCGAGACGTAGACGCCGATGTGGTGCTCAACGCCATCACCGGATCGATCGGTCTCGGCTCCACGCTCGCCGCGCTCGAGGCCGGACGTACGCTCGCGCTCGCGAACAAGGAGTCGCTCATCGTCGGCGGTCAGCTGGTGCTCGCGGCTGCGGCCCCCGACCAGATCGTCCCGGTGGATTCCGAGCACTCGGCCATCGCCCAGGCTCTGCGCAGCGGCACGCACGCGGAGGTGCGACGGCTGGTCGTCACGGCGTCCGGAGGACCGTTCCGCGGGCGTTCACGCGACGAGATGCTCCAGGTCACTCCGCAGGAGGCGCTCGCGCACCCGACGTGGGACATGGGACGCATGGTCACCACGAACTCCGCGACGCTGGTGAACAAGGGCCTCGAGGTGATCGAGGCGCACCTGCTGTTCGACATCGCCTACGACGACATCGATGTCGTCGTGCATCCGCAGTCGGTCGTGCACTCGATGGTGGAGTTCATCGACGGATCCACGATCGCCCAGGCATCCCCTCCAGACATGCGTCTGCCCATCTCGCTCGGTCTCGACTGGCCGAATCGCGTCGGTGGTGTGGGAAGCCCGCTCGACTGGACCAGGGCAACGTCCTGGACGTTCGAGCCTCTCGACGACAAGGCGTTCCCGTCCGTCGCTCTCGCCAAGGCTGTGGGGCGCGCGGGCGCCACGTTCCCCGCCGTCTACAACGCGGCGAACGAGCAGGCCGTCGACGCGTTCCACGAGGGACGCCTGTCGTTCCTCGGCATCGTCGACA contains the following coding sequences:
- the dxr gene encoding 1-deoxy-D-xylulose-5-phosphate reductoisomerase → MRRIIVLGSTGSIGTQALDVIRANPRRFELVGLAAGSNAEMLAEQAQQFQVESTALGAAEAEQLVRDVDADVVLNAITGSIGLGSTLAALEAGRTLALANKESLIVGGQLVLAAAAPDQIVPVDSEHSAIAQALRSGTHAEVRRLVVTASGGPFRGRSRDEMLQVTPQEALAHPTWDMGRMVTTNSATLVNKGLEVIEAHLLFDIAYDDIDVVVHPQSVVHSMVEFIDGSTIAQASPPDMRLPISLGLDWPNRVGGVGSPLDWTRATSWTFEPLDDKAFPSVALAKAVGRAGATFPAVYNAANEQAVDAFHEGRLSFLGIVDTISRVVDAHEPPQALTVESLAAAEEWARRKADQLIAKA